The following are encoded together in the Robertmurraya sp. FSL R5-0851 genome:
- a CDS encoding recombinase family protein, with translation MSEIRSPKVRVIPAKVRTGRNEPNAGGVKKRVAAYARISTNDPSQAGSYELQVAHYTEFIQSNPNWELVKVYCDEGISGTSTKKRLGFQNLINDCVEGKIDYILTKSISRFARNTLDCLRYIRELKALGIGLYFEKENIDTLDTKSELFLTILSSMAQEESRSISENTRWGIKKRFQRGIAHIPTTYFLGYDTDENGNLVINEKEAAIIKRIYYDFLNGKGTVTIAKELMRDGILTARGNKTWTSDSVYKILTNEKFCGNALLQKTVTVDYLTHKRIRNDGREQQYFIRNHHPAIIPEEDWNAVQQEMKRRSNMFRNPDGKYKQAYSNKSCFSNILFCEECGHPIVRRRLTSERNGEKFLYTAWQCRTRIHPKKYNVNCKAKFVWESALEREFMALLQDLKERKEELIQEAHKVIKEYDLSSAEKARKMNLEAQIEQINERISELAEQSNSTVASVYEASINHLYYEQELLQSEHDELSNKQQESKHMERHLETLLTFLYELNESEFNEDIFRQVIQRGTINHNQKVTLEFKCGIKRMFIALRQK, from the coding sequence TTGAGTGAAATACGTTCACCTAAAGTTAGGGTTATACCTGCAAAAGTTAGGACAGGACGAAATGAACCCAATGCAGGCGGTGTAAAAAAGCGGGTAGCCGCATATGCAAGGATTTCTACAAATGACCCATCCCAAGCGGGAAGTTATGAACTCCAGGTTGCTCATTACACGGAATTTATTCAAAGCAATCCAAACTGGGAGTTAGTGAAGGTATACTGTGATGAAGGTATATCTGGTACTTCAACAAAAAAGCGGCTAGGATTTCAAAATTTGATAAATGATTGTGTTGAAGGAAAAATTGATTATATCTTGACTAAGAGCATCAGTAGATTTGCCAGAAATACTCTAGACTGCCTCAGATATATTCGTGAGCTGAAGGCATTAGGAATTGGCCTCTATTTCGAGAAGGAAAATATTGACACCCTGGATACTAAGAGTGAATTATTTCTAACCATTTTATCTTCAATGGCCCAAGAAGAATCACGGTCAATTAGTGAGAACACCCGCTGGGGAATTAAGAAACGATTTCAAAGAGGCATAGCGCATATTCCAACAACTTATTTCTTAGGCTACGATACAGATGAGAATGGAAACCTAGTCATTAATGAAAAAGAAGCAGCGATAATCAAGCGGATCTATTACGACTTTTTGAATGGAAAAGGGACAGTAACTATTGCCAAAGAATTAATGCGGGATGGGATATTAACCGCAAGAGGAAATAAAACATGGACCTCCGATTCCGTTTATAAAATATTAACAAACGAAAAATTTTGTGGCAATGCACTTTTACAAAAAACGGTAACTGTAGATTACTTAACCCACAAACGCATCCGAAATGACGGAAGAGAGCAACAATATTTTATTCGAAACCATCACCCCGCCATTATTCCAGAGGAAGATTGGAATGCGGTCCAACAGGAGATGAAAAGAAGAAGTAATATGTTTAGAAACCCGGATGGGAAATACAAACAGGCTTATTCAAATAAATCTTGTTTCTCCAATATTTTATTTTGCGAGGAGTGCGGCCATCCCATTGTTCGCCGAAGGCTTACTTCGGAAAGGAATGGAGAGAAGTTTCTTTATACCGCATGGCAATGCAGAACCAGGATCCACCCCAAGAAATATAACGTAAATTGTAAAGCGAAATTTGTTTGGGAATCTGCACTTGAACGTGAATTCATGGCATTACTCCAAGACTTAAAGGAAAGAAAGGAAGAATTGATTCAAGAAGCTCATAAAGTCATTAAAGAATATGACTTAAGTTCAGCTGAAAAAGCTCGCAAAATGAATCTCGAAGCCCAAATTGAACAAATCAACGAACGAATTTCAGAGCTAGCCGAACAAAGTAACTCTACTGTCGCAAGTGTTTATGAAGCCTCTATCAACCATTTATACTATGAACAAGAGTTGCTTCAGTCCGAACACGATGAACTGAGTAATAAGCAACAAGAAAGTAAACATATGGAGCGGCATTTGGAGACCTTACTTACCTTCCTATACGAACTTAATGAGTCAGAATTTAATGAGGACATTTTTAGACAGGTTATTCAGCGAGGCACCATCAACCACAATCAGAAAGTCACGCTGGAATTTAAATGCGGGATTAAAAGAATGTTCATAGCTCTACGACAAAAATAA
- a CDS encoding phage holin family protein codes for MKELWTYLQIMIASLGGWLGWFLGGLDGFLYALIIFVIVDYITGLMVAIINRELSSEIGGRGILKKLLIFILVAIAHIIDSRLIGEGSIIRTAVIFFYLSNEGISIIENAARIGLPVPQKLKDVLSQLHGEEGNKNETKH; via the coding sequence ATGAAAGAGTTATGGACGTATTTACAAATAATGATTGCTTCATTGGGAGGATGGTTAGGGTGGTTTCTGGGTGGTCTAGATGGTTTTTTATACGCCCTCATTATTTTTGTCATTGTAGACTACATCACAGGACTGATGGTTGCGATTATCAATCGTGAGCTTTCCAGTGAAATAGGTGGTCGAGGAATCTTAAAGAAACTTCTTATTTTTATTCTAGTTGCTATTGCACATATCATTGATAGCCGTTTGATTGGTGAGGGCAGCATCATTCGCACAGCCGTCATCTTTTTTTATCTTTCAAATGAAGGGATTAGCATCATTGAAAATGCTGCAAGAATTGGACTTCCGGTACCTCAGAAATTGAAAGATGTCTTATCTCAATTACATGGTGAGGAGGGAAATAAGAATGAAACTAAGCACTAG
- a CDS encoding recombinase family protein, giving the protein MSKDILKDYEWNEVLWKPLKREKNGLIESERNMVQVAAYVRTSKKISSQMQSLENQIDYFTRFVQTSPHYKLVSIYYDEGVSGTKMKNRLGLTRLLRHCREGKIDYIVAKSISRFSRNVKELMELVRELNELKVGLYFQKENLDTSKEFNEFLLATYAALAQNEVETLSHNVSWGYEKKALRGSPKFERILGYRVTYHQKKTYISVDEEEAKIVKKIYELFLGGAALNEIARYLMQEGIQTSKGGTIWDGSVVKKILTNVAYTGNRYAYFQTNSLLENGKPTDVPSYYIENSHPAIIDSAMFEEVQKRFKPAERKKKNKKADFRSLSGRVMCGICGCNYQFLTDYATPCWRCRGSKSGICDSIKMYESEILGMMKTAFRERFNSDSLALRDIFDPMKRLHEHDYFEHRRLLYFSDIRLVKEEEKIASKEEMDVITAKKHQLEEEFFHFERYVKKIEEDRPYREKSLSWMESLQSLEEFFEKATIDYFRAWVVNMTIYSNDTFIVHWFDQEETKVGEGPMPEPPKTLRNQKRKEKSIPQDIEYEGKGEGDVLVAPIKRDANSTSPVSLTKQIKKEEKNMWKVEQSLQTQTKQQTLRTASYCRVSTEQDAQQISLESQVAYYTYLILKNPKMSFAGIFADKGLSGIQSKNRTEFNRLMQKCKQGKVDQILTKSISRFARNTVDALYYVRMLKSLNPPVYVHFERENIHTADKDSDLMLTVLSSMAQEEAVNVGTSSQWGKQKLAEIGIVRPSRFPYGYTPDEHKNWCIEPKQAAVVKRIYESYTAGKSIGRIARELSEDGIETANGNKYWHPNTVGKMLASPVYKGCILYQQTYIKDPFTRKQVVNQGELPQYYIEDHHPPIITPEDWEKVQTIRKSNQPKVTRSSVNAQHPFRQNFRCGECGGVISQYESYDRQKDANKKKARSYWRCRVANGKNFSATCTSQSFREEYVEHNFMSALLAMKADDRLEQKVREVIERTNLTTEELAEVKEIEAVMEQLNQELYEAVDEELNQAGQDTKRVEALTNEIVKLKNQLDAYEERRELVAKYREEFKWLVNELKEIDDFNPLKQRTPFRTDLFERIVESGVIHSDGRIVYQLKLGVEWEEYLEEKCSYKLKVKRKRKKRK; this is encoded by the coding sequence TTGTCGAAGGACATTCTAAAAGATTATGAATGGAACGAGGTTCTGTGGAAGCCATTAAAGCGGGAAAAGAATGGCTTAATTGAATCGGAACGTAATATGGTCCAGGTAGCAGCTTATGTTAGAACAAGCAAAAAGATTAGTTCACAAATGCAGTCTTTGGAAAATCAAATTGATTATTTTACCCGATTTGTCCAAACAAGCCCTCATTATAAATTAGTCTCCATTTATTACGATGAAGGTGTCTCTGGCACCAAAATGAAAAATAGGTTAGGGCTTACTAGATTATTGAGGCATTGTAGAGAAGGGAAAATTGATTATATTGTTGCAAAAAGCATTTCTAGGTTTTCAAGAAATGTGAAAGAACTTATGGAATTGGTGCGGGAGTTAAATGAACTGAAAGTAGGTTTGTATTTTCAAAAGGAAAATCTCGATACCTCCAAGGAATTTAATGAGTTTTTACTAGCGACCTATGCTGCTCTTGCTCAAAATGAGGTGGAAACGCTCTCGCATAATGTTAGTTGGGGGTATGAGAAAAAAGCATTAAGAGGCTCACCGAAGTTTGAAAGAATTCTTGGATATCGTGTTACCTATCATCAAAAAAAGACTTATATCAGCGTTGATGAAGAAGAAGCAAAGATTGTAAAGAAGATCTATGAATTATTTCTTGGAGGAGCTGCACTTAATGAAATTGCACGTTATTTGATGCAAGAAGGGATTCAAACCTCTAAAGGAGGCACGATTTGGGATGGGTCAGTTGTTAAAAAGATACTCACCAATGTGGCCTATACCGGAAATCGATATGCCTACTTTCAAACAAATTCCCTTTTGGAGAATGGGAAACCGACGGATGTACCGAGCTACTACATTGAAAATAGCCATCCAGCTATTATTGATTCAGCCATGTTTGAGGAAGTGCAAAAACGGTTTAAACCAGCAGAGCGTAAAAAGAAAAATAAAAAAGCGGATTTCCGGTCGTTATCAGGACGAGTTATGTGTGGAATATGCGGATGTAATTATCAGTTCTTAACCGACTATGCGACACCTTGTTGGCGGTGCAGGGGGAGTAAAAGTGGGATTTGTGATTCTATTAAAATGTATGAGTCAGAGATTCTTGGCATGATGAAAACAGCTTTTCGAGAACGATTTAACAGCGATTCTTTAGCCCTAAGGGATATTTTTGATCCGATGAAGCGTCTTCATGAACACGATTACTTCGAACATCGACGATTACTATATTTTAGCGACATTCGCCTTGTTAAAGAAGAAGAGAAAATAGCATCAAAAGAGGAAATGGATGTTATTACAGCTAAAAAACATCAGCTAGAAGAAGAGTTTTTTCACTTTGAGAGATACGTCAAAAAAATAGAAGAAGATAGACCTTATCGTGAAAAATCCCTCTCGTGGATGGAAAGCCTTCAATCACTAGAAGAATTTTTCGAGAAAGCCACCATTGATTATTTTCGGGCATGGGTCGTGAACATGACCATATATTCAAATGATACGTTTATTGTTCATTGGTTTGACCAAGAAGAAACAAAGGTTGGTGAAGGTCCTATGCCGGAACCACCTAAAACCTTGAGGAATCAAAAGAGAAAAGAAAAATCTATACCACAAGACATTGAATATGAAGGGAAGGGGGAGGGTGATGTGCTTGTTGCGCCCATTAAAAGAGATGCGAATTCAACATCGCCTGTTAGTTTAACAAAGCAAATTAAAAAAGAAGAAAAGAATATGTGGAAGGTTGAACAGTCACTTCAAACGCAAACGAAACAACAAACGCTCAGAACGGCTAGTTATTGCAGGGTCTCAACAGAACAGGATGCCCAACAAATCAGTCTGGAATCACAAGTCGCGTATTATACTTATTTGATTTTGAAGAATCCAAAGATGAGCTTTGCCGGTATTTTTGCGGACAAAGGATTATCAGGAATACAATCTAAAAATCGAACAGAATTTAATCGTTTGATGCAAAAGTGTAAGCAAGGAAAAGTTGATCAAATTTTGACCAAGTCCATATCAAGATTTGCGAGGAATACGGTCGACGCTTTGTATTATGTGAGGATGTTGAAGTCGCTCAATCCACCAGTTTACGTGCATTTTGAACGCGAAAATATTCATACAGCCGATAAAGATAGTGATTTAATGTTAACGGTTCTTAGCAGTATGGCTCAAGAAGAAGCTGTCAACGTGGGAACTAGTAGTCAATGGGGTAAACAGAAGTTAGCCGAAATAGGGATAGTAAGGCCAAGTCGATTTCCGTATGGCTATACTCCTGATGAACATAAGAATTGGTGCATCGAACCCAAACAAGCGGCAGTGGTGAAACGCATATACGAATCTTATACAGCAGGAAAAAGCATCGGACGTATTGCTAGAGAGCTAAGCGAGGATGGTATTGAAACGGCCAATGGAAATAAATATTGGCATCCGAACACAGTAGGAAAAATGTTAGCATCACCCGTTTACAAAGGTTGCATACTTTATCAACAAACATATATAAAAGATCCATTTACGAGGAAGCAAGTCGTCAATCAAGGGGAACTGCCCCAATATTATATCGAGGACCACCATCCACCTATAATTACACCGGAAGATTGGGAGAAGGTCCAAACCATCCGAAAGTCGAACCAACCTAAAGTAACTCGTTCCTCAGTCAATGCTCAACATCCATTTCGCCAGAATTTTCGGTGTGGTGAGTGTGGAGGGGTTATCAGTCAGTACGAAAGTTACGATAGACAAAAGGATGCAAACAAGAAGAAAGCTCGAAGCTATTGGAGGTGCCGTGTCGCCAATGGTAAAAACTTTTCCGCTACATGCACTTCCCAAAGTTTTAGAGAAGAGTATGTTGAGCATAACTTTATGAGTGCTTTGTTGGCCATGAAGGCCGATGATCGACTAGAACAAAAGGTAAGAGAGGTAATTGAGAGGACCAACCTTACAACAGAAGAACTCGCCGAAGTAAAAGAGATAGAAGCGGTAATGGAACAACTCAATCAAGAACTGTATGAGGCAGTAGATGAAGAGCTTAATCAAGCGGGACAAGATACCAAGCGGGTCGAAGCACTAACAAATGAAATTGTGAAGTTGAAAAATCAGCTTGATGCTTATGAAGAACGGCGGGAACTAGTTGCAAAATATCGTGAGGAATTCAAGTGGTTAGTGAATGAATTAAAAGAAATAGATGACTTCAATCCTCTAAAACAACGTACCCCTTTCCGGACGGACTTATTTGAACGGATTGTTGAAAGTGGAGTGATTCACTCAGATGGTCGAATTGTATATCAATTAAAGTTAGGTGTTGAATGGGAGGAATACTTGGAAGAGAAATGCTCCTACAAACTAAAGGTGAAGAGAAAACGGAAGAAAAGAAAATAA
- a CDS encoding N-acetylmuramoyl-L-alanine amidase: MKLSTRFMTRNDCFTAGKKIIPRGIMVHSTATPGVMAADWFSRWNKSYKAGETSRQVAVHAFVDDQGVWQYLPWNHRGWHCGGTGNNTHIGFEICEPSGFSYGKVSTMVGYNVSKNEAYFRKAWQNAVELCVMLCQQYDLTEKDIICHSEGAEKGIASNHGDVMHWFPKHGENMDSFRAAVRAALNKSPDLPTGIQVGDLVEVKASANSYYPGGATIPTWVKTDSYHEVSQVVSNGKPVVKGGKTCVLLGKKVNKKTGVKSAGIMSWIDKDALIIIKGFAQGVAKPSGAQKYYRVQVGAFADQDNAEALLKKVKSAGFPDAFIRYQ, translated from the coding sequence ATGAAACTAAGCACTAGGTTTATGACAAGAAATGACTGTTTCACAGCGGGAAAGAAAATCATTCCAAGAGGTATTATGGTCCACTCCACTGCAACACCAGGAGTCATGGCAGCAGATTGGTTTAGCCGGTGGAATAAATCCTACAAAGCTGGTGAAACAAGCAGGCAGGTCGCTGTTCATGCTTTTGTTGATGATCAAGGGGTGTGGCAGTACTTGCCTTGGAATCACCGAGGGTGGCATTGCGGAGGAACAGGGAACAATACGCACATTGGCTTTGAAATTTGTGAGCCGAGTGGTTTTTCTTACGGGAAAGTATCTACGATGGTTGGCTACAATGTTTCAAAGAATGAGGCCTATTTTAGAAAGGCTTGGCAAAATGCCGTGGAGCTTTGTGTGATGCTTTGCCAACAATATGATTTAACAGAGAAAGATATTATTTGTCATTCAGAAGGAGCTGAAAAAGGAATTGCAAGTAATCATGGGGACGTCATGCATTGGTTCCCGAAGCACGGAGAAAATATGGATTCCTTTCGGGCAGCAGTGAGGGCAGCTTTAAATAAATCACCGGATTTACCTACAGGGATTCAGGTAGGGGATTTGGTAGAGGTAAAAGCATCAGCCAATTCCTATTATCCCGGTGGGGCAACCATTCCTACTTGGGTAAAAACTGATTCATATCATGAAGTGTCACAGGTTGTTTCAAATGGGAAGCCTGTTGTAAAAGGGGGTAAGACCTGTGTACTCCTTGGCAAGAAAGTGAATAAAAAGACTGGGGTAAAATCTGCGGGTATTATGAGTTGGATTGATAAGGATGCCCTTATAATCATCAAAGGCTTTGCTCAAGGAGTGGCAAAACCAAGTGGAGCGCAGAAATACTATCGGGTACAGGTAGGAGCTTTTGCTGATCAAGATAATGCTGAGGCACTTTTGAAAAAAGTAAAATCAGCTGGATTTCCTGATGCTTTTATTAGATATCAATGA
- a CDS encoding recombinase family protein → MGETLFGQTLTDNGELSEFTSNYLLTKQGTEVKLKPLKVAAYVRVSTLSDEQEDSLENQTSYYARHIRSNPNYRMVGIYTDHGKSGTLTSSRSGFNRLIRHALEGKIDLILCKSVSRFARNVLDTLETVRMLKENGVRLIFEKEDLDTENMQSEFILTMMAAVAQEESRSISENIKWANVKRLERGQPKFHRVLGYGQDKYKNWIVNQEEAGIVKEAFELCVEGYTPPEIARIFIRKGYKTIKGKNEWSGTAIREMLKNINYVGDVLGQKTYSKDHISHASIKNKGEKNLYLISDHHEPIVDRETFKRAQEKLKQRAKPNKEGKRNRYPLSSRIVCGKCGGNLQRFVCRGVVTWRCGKRTKSHELCTMEGIKEEYVHSAMLAALKAKYEPTEQDEEPRKTILKMMKDINNIEIKGDAEYNQLRIKLEKTLYEESNALLEGQDEKIEYLRSMRIATELEIKEKEEWWNLIEADTDLRKNVFEKLRNMSFTSISFDSLVEELNEIECMRAWVIRVKALSPFLFSFTFVTGENIEVEF, encoded by the coding sequence ATGGGAGAAACCTTGTTTGGCCAAACATTGACAGACAATGGAGAATTAAGTGAGTTTACATCAAATTACCTACTAACAAAGCAAGGAACTGAAGTAAAGTTAAAACCTTTGAAGGTAGCAGCTTATGTGAGAGTTAGTACCCTCTCGGATGAACAGGAAGATTCATTGGAGAATCAAACTAGCTACTATGCTAGACATATTCGTTCAAACCCAAATTATAGAATGGTAGGAATTTATACGGATCACGGAAAAAGTGGGACATTAACTTCAAGCCGCTCTGGATTTAACCGATTAATTCGACATGCACTGGAAGGAAAAATAGACTTGATTCTTTGCAAAAGTGTTTCCCGCTTTGCGAGAAATGTTCTGGATACGTTGGAGACAGTTCGAATGTTGAAGGAGAATGGGGTCAGATTAATCTTCGAAAAAGAAGATCTTGATACCGAGAACATGCAAAGCGAGTTTATATTAACGATGATGGCGGCAGTGGCTCAAGAAGAAAGTCGCAGTATTTCCGAAAATATCAAATGGGCTAATGTCAAACGGCTGGAAAGAGGGCAGCCAAAGTTTCATCGTGTACTTGGGTATGGTCAAGATAAATATAAAAATTGGATAGTTAATCAAGAAGAAGCAGGTATTGTGAAAGAGGCATTTGAACTATGTGTTGAAGGGTACACACCACCAGAGATTGCTAGAATCTTTATAAGAAAAGGCTATAAAACTATTAAAGGCAAGAATGAGTGGTCTGGAACAGCGATAAGGGAAATGCTGAAAAATATTAATTATGTTGGCGATGTTCTGGGGCAGAAAACTTATAGTAAGGATCACATAAGCCATGCATCTATAAAAAACAAGGGCGAGAAAAATTTATACCTAATCAGTGATCATCACGAACCAATTGTGGATAGGGAAACTTTTAAAAGAGCTCAAGAAAAACTGAAGCAAAGAGCTAAGCCAAATAAGGAAGGGAAAAGGAATAGATACCCCTTATCTAGCAGAATTGTATGTGGAAAATGTGGTGGAAACTTGCAAAGGTTCGTATGTAGAGGGGTAGTTACGTGGAGATGTGGAAAAAGAACTAAGAGCCATGAGCTTTGCACGATGGAAGGCATTAAAGAGGAATATGTTCATTCAGCAATGTTAGCGGCATTAAAAGCAAAGTATGAGCCAACGGAGCAAGATGAGGAACCAAGAAAAACTATCCTTAAAATGATGAAGGATATAAATAACATCGAAATAAAAGGTGATGCCGAATATAACCAACTTCGCATTAAACTGGAAAAAACCCTTTATGAAGAGAGTAATGCACTCCTTGAAGGGCAAGATGAGAAAATTGAGTACTTAAGATCTATGAGGATTGCAACAGAGCTAGAAATAAAGGAAAAAGAGGAGTGGTGGAATCTTATTGAAGCTGATACGGACTTAAGAAAAAACGTATTTGAAAAACTAAGAAACATGTCTTTTACAAGTATATCCTTTGATAGCTTAGTGGAAGAATTAAATGAAATCGAATGTATGAGAGCATGGGTGATACGTGTAAAGGCACTATCACCTTTTCTATTTTCTTTCACATTTGTGACCGGGGAGAACATAGAAGTGGAATTTTAA
- a CDS encoding phage tail protein has product MIEIYAGNTLIQTIRKVMTANVRETLEGEFTLSFTVLAKSALALKTKQLAKLNNQYFEIVQINKSLQSSLPICSVTCEHVSYILNDEIYKIDTFDFTGDPATGLNQLLIGTPFSAGTVEFTESCTMKINQEVTRRAALMQYIAIVGGEIEYDGYQINIRQHRGSLDYIPVMDTKNVTDVSVSHDSRENASSYHISFFKLQNLSVGDHVHIVFKPLGIDVKTRIISLEYNPFYRYDIRVEVGNYRPSISDTFYRIENSLNTVESSLNQVGNSVDGLQYQVDQLEVSYTVVKELSIDAGFINVTYEVEKGDTHQYHAQYSYTTDTNGRITSITLEDIFSELLLKEVSTLMVDTMRFEVTYVDGETASYNYTTDSSGRITAIEKVE; this is encoded by the coding sequence GTGATTGAAATTTATGCGGGAAACACGCTCATTCAAACAATTCGTAAGGTCATGACAGCGAATGTCAGAGAAACACTTGAAGGGGAATTTACTCTATCCTTTACTGTTCTAGCCAAGTCTGCCCTCGCTCTAAAAACAAAGCAGCTGGCCAAGCTAAACAATCAATATTTTGAAATTGTTCAAATCAATAAATCGCTTCAGAGCAGCTTACCTATTTGTTCGGTGACATGTGAACACGTGTCATACATTTTGAATGATGAGATATATAAAATAGATACTTTTGATTTTACAGGTGACCCGGCAACTGGTTTGAATCAGCTTCTTATAGGGACGCCTTTTTCAGCTGGAACGGTTGAATTTACAGAAAGCTGTACGATGAAGATTAATCAGGAGGTCACAAGGAGAGCGGCTCTCATGCAGTATATTGCGATTGTCGGTGGTGAAATCGAATACGATGGCTACCAGATTAATATTCGACAACACCGTGGTAGCCTGGATTATATACCTGTAATGGATACAAAAAATGTGACCGATGTTTCTGTTTCTCATGACTCCAGAGAAAATGCTTCTTCGTACCATATTTCCTTTTTTAAGCTGCAAAATTTATCAGTCGGTGATCATGTGCACATTGTTTTTAAACCTTTAGGAATTGATGTGAAAACGAGGATTATTTCTTTAGAATACAATCCCTTTTATCGCTATGATATCCGAGTGGAGGTGGGAAACTACAGGCCGAGCATTTCAGATACGTTTTATCGAATAGAAAATTCGTTAAACACTGTGGAGAGCTCATTGAATCAAGTTGGAAATTCTGTAGATGGACTGCAATATCAAGTCGATCAGCTGGAAGTTTCGTACACGGTTGTAAAGGAACTCTCCATTGATGCGGGCTTTATTAACGTCACGTATGAAGTAGAAAAAGGGGATACCCATCAATATCATGCACAATATTCCTATACAACAGATACGAACGGTAGAATCACAAGTATTACCTTAGAGGATATTTTTTCAGAATTGTTGCTGAAGGAAGTATCCACATTGATGGTAGATACTATGAGGTTTGAAGTGACGTATGTGGATGGAGAAACGGCAAGTTATAATTACACGACAGATAGCAGTGGAAGAATTACAGCAATTGAAAAGGTGGAATGA